In one window of Arthrobacter pascens DNA:
- the rpmG gene encoding 50S ribosomal protein L33 — protein MAKDKDVRPIIKLKSTAGTGYTYVTRKNRRNDPDRMVLKKYDPKIRQHVEFREER, from the coding sequence ATGGCTAAGGACAAAGACGTACGTCCGATCATCAAGCTCAAGTCGACTGCGGGCACGGGTTACACCTACGTAACCCGCAAGAACCGTCGTAACGATCCGGACCGCATGGTCCTGAAGAAGTACGATCCCAAGATCCGCCAGCACGTCGAATTCCGAGAGGAGCGCTAA
- the rpmB gene encoding 50S ribosomal protein L28: MAAHCQVTGAEPGFGHSISHSHRRNKRRFDPNIQKKRYWVPSLRRNVTLQVSAKGIKTIDVRGIDVVVASILARGVKL, encoded by the coding sequence ATGGCAGCACACTGCCAAGTGACCGGAGCCGAGCCGGGCTTTGGGCACAGCATTTCGCACTCGCACCGCCGCAACAAGCGCCGGTTCGACCCGAACATCCAGAAGAAGCGCTACTGGGTTCCGTCCCTGCGCCGTAATGTCACCCTGCAGGTCTCTGCAAAGGGCATCAAGACCATCGACGTACGCGGCATCGACGTAGTCGTCGCCTCCATCCTTGCTCGGGGAGTGAAGCTCTAA
- the rpsN gene encoding 30S ribosomal protein S14: MAKKSKIARNEQRKVIVERYAAKRLELKKTLVDANATDEAREAARLGLQKLPRNASPIRLRNRDIIDGRPRGTFQKFGISRVRFRDMAHRGELPGITKSSW, encoded by the coding sequence ATGGCTAAGAAGTCCAAGATTGCTCGCAACGAGCAGCGCAAGGTCATCGTTGAGCGTTACGCTGCAAAGCGCCTCGAACTGAAGAAGACCCTCGTCGATGCCAACGCTACCGACGAAGCACGCGAAGCTGCACGCCTCGGCCTGCAGAAGCTGCCCCGCAACGCGTCCCCGATCCGTCTGCGTAACCGCGACATCATCGACGGCCGTCCCCGCGGTACCTTCCAGAAGTTCGGTATCTCCCGTGTCCGCTTCCGCGACATGGCGCACCGCGGTGAGCTCCCGGGCATCACCAAGTCTTCCTGGTAA